The following proteins are encoded in a genomic region of Spirochaetota bacterium:
- a CDS encoding zinc metalloprotease HtpX, protein MLTTFILLFALTAFFIIIGRIIAGKKGMVIAFILALVMNFATYWFSDSLILSAYSAQPVPAGHRLERITHELARKANLPLPKAYILPSRSPNAFATGRNPEHAAVAATQGILDMMNDDELAAVMAHEMGHVKNYDILTGSVAASISGAVMILSRMALFFGGNNRASFGKRLAVSILAPVAATIITMAISREREYKADEFSAKLTGHPEFLASALLNLEKGVKRAPMADHSPQTAHMFIVHPFSGMSIGEVFSTHPPVKKRVERLMELKKDMK, encoded by the coding sequence ATGCTGACTACCTTCATACTGCTCTTCGCTTTAACGGCTTTCTTCATAATAATCGGAAGGATCATTGCGGGTAAAAAGGGCATGGTTATCGCCTTCATCCTTGCCCTCGTGATGAATTTCGCCACCTACTGGTTCTCCGACTCGCTGATCCTGTCGGCCTATAGCGCCCAGCCGGTGCCGGCGGGCCACCGCCTCGAGAGGATAACCCATGAGCTGGCCAGGAAGGCCAACCTGCCGCTGCCCAAGGCCTATATCCTTCCCTCAAGGTCGCCCAACGCATTCGCCACGGGGCGCAACCCGGAGCACGCGGCGGTCGCCGCGACGCAGGGTATCCTCGACATGATGAATGACGATGAGCTGGCCGCGGTCATGGCCCACGAGATGGGCCACGTGAAGAATTACGACATCCTCACCGGCTCGGTCGCGGCGTCCATATCCGGGGCCGTGATGATCCTTTCCCGCATGGCCCTGTTCTTCGGCGGGAACAACAGGGCAAGCTTCGGCAAGCGCCTGGCGGTATCGATCCTCGCCCCGGTGGCGGCCACGATCATAACCATGGCTATCTCCCGGGAGCGCGAGTACAAGGCGGACGAGTTTTCGGCTAAGCTGACGGGGCACCCCGAGTTTCTGGCGAGCGCCCTTCTTAATCTCGAGAAAGGGGTGAAGAGGGCCCCCATGGCGGACCACAGCCCGCAGACGGCCCACATGTTCATCGTGCATCCTTTTTCGGGGATGAGCATCGGAGAGGTATTTTCAACCCATCCCCCCGTTAAGAAGCGTGTCGAGCGGCTGATGGAGCTGAAAAAAGATATGAAATAG
- a CDS encoding biotin transporter BioY yields the protein MACLTGLMAQIIVYLPWTPVPVTGQTLAVLVAAMVLGRWGALSQVLYLVIGLAGVPWFAGSGGGPAVLAGPTFGYLLGFVVSAYLVGAILDRYEGMRRLLPLFIIMAAANFIVILGLGTLYLYLWLGAVRGAAPGLYELLTMGAIPFLPGAAVKTVLAAFIGTAIMPKERIPSRTL from the coding sequence ATGGCCTGTCTCACCGGCCTCATGGCGCAGATAATCGTGTACCTCCCCTGGACGCCTGTGCCGGTCACCGGCCAGACCCTGGCGGTGCTTGTCGCCGCGATGGTCCTCGGCAGGTGGGGCGCCCTGAGCCAGGTCCTGTACCTCGTGATAGGCCTGGCCGGCGTGCCCTGGTTCGCAGGCTCAGGCGGCGGTCCGGCGGTCCTCGCCGGTCCCACCTTCGGGTATCTCCTGGGATTCGTTGTCTCCGCCTATCTGGTTGGGGCCATCCTGGACCGTTATGAGGGAATGCGGAGGCTCCTTCCTCTCTTTATCATCATGGCAGCGGCTAATTTCATTGTTATCCTCGGACTGGGGACCCTGTACCTGTACCTGTGGCTTGGAGCGGTCAGGGGAGCGGCCCCCGGATTGTACGAGCTCCTCACCATGGGAGCCATTCCCTTTCTTCCCGGAGCGGCGGTTAAGACGGTCCTCGCCGCCTTCATCGGCACGGCCATCATGCCGAAAGAGCGGATCCCTTCCCGAACATTGTAA
- a CDS encoding diguanylate cyclase, whose translation MKNKQDCKVLIVEDEALIAFDISMTLQQYGYTVTRIVATSEESIKAIEELKPDVVIMDILLKGKSDGIEAAEKIKNKYKIPIIFLTTCTDDKTVERATTQIPYGYLLKPFRSMELGILIDLARQRHNFEQVLVDNNVKLGEELKKSRTMEKKLHEISLVDELTGLYNRRGFNQLARQQVEIAKRTGKSMLLCFFDLDHMKHINDAYGHFEGDNTLISAAAILRKIFRTSDIIARWGGDEFIVLMINAECDEIQSIEQRIIASIDGYNEAAEHRYIISMSWGIARYDPAYPTEIDELIARADEMMYRNKSYKRL comes from the coding sequence ATGAAAAATAAACAAGATTGCAAAGTACTCATCGTTGAGGATGAGGCCCTCATAGCCTTTGACATCAGCATGACCCTCCAGCAATACGGCTACACCGTAACCAGGATAGTGGCCACGTCTGAAGAATCCATCAAGGCCATTGAGGAATTGAAGCCCGACGTTGTCATCATGGACATTCTCCTGAAGGGCAAATCCGACGGTATCGAAGCGGCGGAAAAGATAAAAAACAAATACAAGATACCGATTATCTTCCTCACGACCTGCACCGACGACAAGACGGTGGAGCGCGCCACGACGCAGATTCCCTACGGCTACCTCCTGAAGCCTTTCCGCAGCATGGAGCTGGGCATTCTCATCGACCTGGCCCGCCAGAGGCACAACTTCGAGCAGGTCCTGGTGGATAACAACGTCAAGCTCGGCGAAGAGCTCAAAAAAAGCAGGACGATGGAGAAAAAGCTCCACGAGATATCCCTCGTGGACGAGCTTACCGGCCTTTACAACAGGCGCGGATTCAACCAGCTCGCCCGCCAGCAGGTTGAGATAGCGAAGAGGACCGGCAAGAGCATGCTCCTCTGCTTTTTCGATCTCGACCACATGAAGCATATCAACGACGCCTACGGGCATTTCGAAGGGGACAATACCCTGATATCGGCCGCCGCCATATTGAGAAAGATATTCCGCACCTCCGATATCATCGCACGATGGGGAGGCGACGAGTTCATAGTGCTGATGATCAACGCCGAATGCGACGAGATCCAATCCATCGAGCAGAGGATCATCGCCAGCATCGACGGCTACAACGAAGCCGCGGAGCACCGCTACATTATTTCAATGAGCTGGGGAATCGCAAGATACGATCCCGCCTATCCCACCGAAATAGACGAGCTGATCGCCCGGGCCGATGAAATGATGTACCGCAACAAATCCTACAAGAGATTATAA
- a CDS encoding PQQ-binding-like beta-propeller repeat protein produces the protein MKPGDLIKNITFKKRYIFYAVIVIAIAVYVFLTVPFGCYDMKPSGDTQVSGDTYTYNVPLDPQSPWPKFRANELQNGRSPVMPVQGRGMPWEFKTKKGIFSSPVVDGDGTVYIGSADQRFYAIRKDGSLKWSVQTGEIIDSAALLDDRGRVYVGSGDALVYCIDRQSGVVLWRSKAHSVEEVQKEFGLKTYNVNWFEGNIGILKNGTLLAPNDNYLVYAISRDNGKRITQYIANEMIWSLPAVNTRTGLVFFGTDFMALKNVYCYDTATGKLKWTAGGLGTNAASPLLTSDKKNGALVIGGFDGFVRAYAQDSGKELWKFGARDHVYASAAQLSDGTIIVPSADGTIYAIDPESGKRKWAFDTLEPIRSSPAVGGKDLIYVGSGEGRLFCVNPDGTLRWAYRCIGDDRNDLNASPALGKEGVYVAGENGGVFFVPYDYPLTPAGRGDGRCARGPKEDLPDEGTFMIYTTPFGGLLKEAPKEIDANQPLTFSLFVRKNGDTVLSAIDRDSLKVSVSGSPAMTVNVAANRRFVTVAPREAWIGPAGGTVTVTLKGTYTTEMSRFGLKFFGGSRGGDFNLAYSFTVPARKGGAMPYRVPRADGDSSSCFEFSRMAAPNPSMLPSWNQIGFDSLHYLAGAVERYGSGERAILWVIGGKLDGATGKTVVNPQLEARFPLVLDYDRGLVTFYNYDGFKINFIGSWDMPFGFYRISAKADPVTGAVTTRAAMSAVALCDEIEFYGKGLKLMGMSEFDTGRMAVFGGLNLGLWGAGAAARPAGAGRVAFAAADTSVSAKVSGGALKKGGHVFSLLLVDDATGKPLPLYYTKRTAVEASADGTVTKVTVSFDPGQVKGKVRAYYMVNTYPAARGFVTVPGK, from the coding sequence ATGAAACCAGGCGATCTCATTAAGAATATTACTTTCAAAAAGAGATACATCTTCTATGCGGTCATTGTCATTGCCATTGCCGTTTATGTGTTCCTCACTGTTCCTTTCGGCTGCTATGACATGAAGCCCTCCGGGGATACGCAGGTTTCCGGTGACACCTATACTTACAATGTTCCCCTGGACCCCCAAAGCCCATGGCCGAAATTCCGCGCCAACGAACTCCAGAACGGAAGGAGCCCGGTGATGCCGGTGCAGGGCAGGGGCATGCCCTGGGAGTTTAAAACGAAGAAGGGGATCTTCAGCTCGCCCGTGGTCGACGGCGACGGCACAGTCTACATCGGCTCGGCTGACCAGCGTTTTTACGCTATCCGGAAGGACGGCTCCCTCAAATGGTCGGTCCAGACCGGGGAGATCATCGATTCCGCCGCACTCCTGGATGATCGCGGGCGCGTCTACGTGGGCTCCGGCGACGCCCTTGTGTATTGCATCGACCGGCAGAGCGGGGTGGTGCTGTGGAGATCGAAGGCCCACTCGGTCGAGGAGGTGCAAAAGGAGTTCGGCCTCAAGACCTATAATGTCAACTGGTTCGAGGGTAATATCGGCATTCTAAAAAATGGCACTCTTCTGGCGCCGAACGACAACTACCTGGTGTACGCCATCAGTCGCGATAACGGAAAAAGGATCACCCAGTATATCGCCAATGAGATGATCTGGTCGCTCCCGGCGGTCAACACCAGGACGGGCCTGGTGTTTTTCGGCACCGATTTCATGGCGCTGAAAAACGTCTACTGCTACGACACCGCCACGGGGAAGCTGAAATGGACGGCCGGGGGCCTGGGCACCAATGCCGCGTCGCCCCTGCTGACTTCGGATAAGAAGAACGGCGCCCTGGTGATCGGCGGTTTCGACGGCTTCGTCCGCGCCTACGCCCAGGACTCCGGCAAGGAGCTGTGGAAGTTCGGGGCCAGGGACCATGTCTACGCCAGCGCGGCGCAGCTCTCCGACGGCACCATAATCGTTCCTTCGGCCGACGGCACCATCTACGCCATTGATCCGGAATCGGGCAAGCGGAAATGGGCCTTCGACACCCTGGAGCCGATCCGCTCGTCCCCGGCCGTGGGCGGCAAAGACCTGATCTATGTCGGGTCCGGCGAGGGGAGGCTCTTCTGCGTGAACCCCGACGGAACCCTCCGGTGGGCGTACCGCTGCATAGGGGACGACCGGAACGACCTGAACGCCTCCCCGGCCCTTGGAAAGGAAGGCGTATATGTCGCCGGAGAGAACGGAGGCGTATTCTTCGTTCCCTATGACTATCCGCTGACGCCTGCCGGCAGGGGCGATGGCCGATGCGCCCGGGGACCGAAGGAGGACCTTCCCGATGAAGGGACCTTCATGATCTATACGACGCCCTTCGGCGGTCTTCTGAAAGAGGCGCCGAAAGAAATAGACGCGAATCAGCCTCTCACCTTTTCACTGTTTGTCCGCAAAAATGGGGACACGGTGCTCTCCGCCATCGACCGTGACAGCCTGAAGGTATCGGTATCCGGGAGCCCCGCCATGACTGTCAACGTGGCGGCCAACCGACGCTTCGTTACTGTGGCGCCCCGGGAAGCGTGGATCGGCCCCGCCGGCGGCACCGTCACCGTCACCCTGAAGGGCACTTACACCACGGAGATGTCACGCTTCGGCCTCAAGTTTTTCGGAGGCAGCCGGGGAGGGGATTTCAACCTCGCCTATTCCTTCACCGTGCCGGCCCGGAAGGGAGGGGCCATGCCCTACCGGGTGCCCCGGGCCGACGGCGATTCCTCATCCTGCTTCGAGTTCAGCCGCATGGCGGCGCCGAATCCCTCCATGCTCCCTTCGTGGAACCAGATCGGTTTTGATTCGCTTCACTACCTGGCGGGAGCGGTGGAAAGGTACGGGTCCGGCGAAAGGGCCATTCTCTGGGTGATCGGAGGGAAGCTTGACGGGGCCACGGGAAAGACTGTCGTCAATCCCCAGCTTGAGGCGCGCTTTCCCCTTGTCCTGGACTATGACCGCGGACTGGTAACCTTCTATAACTATGACGGTTTCAAGATCAACTTCATAGGGTCTTGGGACATGCCCTTCGGCTTCTACCGTATCTCGGCAAAGGCCGATCCGGTCACCGGCGCGGTAACGACCCGGGCCGCCATGAGCGCCGTGGCCCTTTGCGATGAGATCGAGTTCTACGGCAAGGGCCTGAAGCTCATGGGGATGTCCGAGTTCGATACGGGCCGCATGGCCGTGTTCGGCGGCTTGAACCTCGGCCTCTGGGGCGCCGGAGCGGCGGCGAGGCCCGCCGGCGCGGGACGGGTCGCCTTTGCCGCGGCGGATACATCGGTATCGGCGAAGGTCTCCGGCGGCGCCCTGAAAAAGGGCGGCCATGTGTTCAGCCTTCTGCTGGTTGACGATGCTACCGGAAAACCGCTCCCCCTGTATTACACAAAGCGCACGGCGGTCGAAGCCAGCGCCGATGGAACGGTGACGAAGGTAACCGTTTCATTCGATCCGGGCCAGGTGAAGGGAAAGGTCAGGGCCTATTACATGGTGAATACCTATCCGGCGGCGAGGGGATTCGTCACTGTGCCGGGAAAATAG
- a CDS encoding cobalamin-dependent protein (Presence of a B(12) (cobalamin)-binding domain implies dependence on cobalamin itself, in one of its several forms, or in some unusual lineages, dependence on a cobalamin-like analog.), with protein sequence MAPSATSARVLLISANREEATMAAWPLGLVCVAAATREAGHDVRVLDLMRSSDPRAAVAEEIGGFRPEVIGLSVRNIDDQRMKGAAFFLDDVKIIIDACREHSKAPIVLGGAGYSIFPDSVLKYLGADLGIPGEGEAAFPELILRIHSGSDPRGPYSLYRAGRAPAGTRTFIKNLDDYPLPDITMKDLPAYGGEFWMPVQTRRGCAMECSYCSTPAIEGTLLRKRSPGAVTRWLGRCADAGIGRFYFVDNTFNLPESYALDLCREITRARLGISWRAILYPWKLSGELAEEMARAGCAEVSIGSESGNGDILRSMNKRFTAEDVRRSSELMARQGIRRLGFLMLGGPGETPASAEESLAFADSLGLESLKITIGIRIYPGTELARRAVADRIVAPDDDLLRPRFYMTAGMEGPIREMVDRWKADRPHWIV encoded by the coding sequence ATGGCACCATCAGCAACATCGGCGCGCGTATTGCTCATATCTGCCAACAGGGAGGAGGCCACCATGGCCGCCTGGCCGCTGGGCTTGGTCTGCGTGGCAGCTGCGACGCGTGAGGCGGGCCATGACGTGCGCGTCCTGGACCTGATGAGAAGCTCTGACCCCCGGGCCGCCGTGGCGGAGGAGATCGGCGGATTTCGGCCCGAGGTTATCGGCCTTTCGGTCCGTAACATCGACGACCAGCGCATGAAGGGCGCCGCCTTTTTCCTGGATGACGTGAAAATCATTATCGACGCGTGCAGGGAACATTCGAAGGCCCCCATCGTCCTTGGGGGAGCCGGATACAGCATTTTCCCGGACAGCGTTCTGAAGTATCTTGGCGCCGACCTGGGAATACCGGGCGAAGGGGAGGCCGCCTTCCCTGAGCTGATATTGCGCATTCACTCCGGCTCTGACCCCCGGGGACCCTATTCCCTGTACCGCGCCGGGCGCGCCCCTGCCGGGACAAGGACCTTCATAAAGAACCTTGACGACTATCCCCTTCCCGATATAACCATGAAGGATCTGCCGGCTTACGGCGGCGAGTTCTGGATGCCGGTGCAAACACGGCGGGGCTGCGCCATGGAGTGCAGCTATTGCTCCACGCCGGCCATAGAGGGAACGCTTCTCAGAAAACGCTCTCCCGGGGCCGTCACCCGGTGGCTCGGACGGTGCGCCGACGCGGGCATCGGCAGGTTCTATTTCGTGGACAATACCTTTAACCTGCCGGAATCCTACGCCCTGGACCTGTGCAGGGAGATCACGCGGGCCCGCCTGGGCATATCATGGCGGGCCATCCTCTACCCCTGGAAGCTGAGCGGGGAGCTTGCGGAGGAGATGGCCCGGGCCGGGTGCGCGGAGGTGAGCATCGGCTCCGAGAGCGGCAACGGAGATATCCTCCGGTCGATGAACAAGCGCTTTACCGCCGAAGACGTGCGGCGCTCCTCCGAGCTGATGGCGCGCCAGGGAATACGGCGCTTGGGGTTCCTGATGCTGGGCGGGCCCGGAGAGACCCCTGCCTCCGCGGAGGAGAGCCTGGCCTTTGCCGACTCCCTCGGCCTTGAGTCGCTGAAGATCACCATCGGCATACGCATCTACCCGGGAACGGAACTTGCCCGGAGGGCCGTGGCGGATCGGATCGTCGCCCCCGATGACGATCTCCTGCGTCCCCGCTTCTACATGACGGCGGGCATGGAAGGGCCCATCAGGGAGATGGTGGATCGATGGAAAGCCGATCGGCCTCACTGGATCGTATAA
- a CDS encoding SpoIIE family protein phosphatase, producing MSFPQNALLSKYCAPLLFALCIMLPGSALHGAGAVTVSDEVDSYPLGLHLYYLEDVSKNLTIDDVSGGTYDDTFVPSREDIPNFAFTDSVYWVRFTVRTEQLKQADWILEFSYPLMDQISLYEKKKGGKAVPLGETGFSLPFRTRESSHRFFLFNLKLAPEETRTYYLRLVNEDRMEVPLKLWSARAYYARDHDEQYLLGIYLGLILFICVFNLLILVSIRDISYLYYILFVLSFGFFQLIQNGTLQEYFWPSALEQVNHVIPFSIAITLLTLVLFTRSFLDAKKLYPAFNRYFVILASVIALSMTFQLFVRYSAAVQVQVALSLVTLISVFGVGTVGAYRGSRPARYFIGSWMIILTGGMIYALKVLAVLPTNPFTTYALQIGSVIQFILLALGLGDKINFMKQEKDTAQQEAIRSQQLAIDNLNKADRLKDEFLANTSHELKTPLVGIIGMAESLVDGAAGPMSIEMKYNLSMIISSGKRLASLINDILDFSRMKNSTIELQQRPVDLHQLVDLVFVMANMLLHGKRIQLLNEVPVNLPLVKGDENRLQQIFINLVGNAIKFTDRGYVRVTARTAGPEQAPSIIEIIVEDTGIGIPSNKLNDIFKSFEQVDASISREYGGTGLGLSITKKLIELHGGAIRVESEQGKGSRFFFTLPVSSNQSTIAAEPAPAAAEAPVPDALPVPAPASGEGTRILVVDDEPINLQVLTNQLSLERYSVMIATNGEDAIRIVEEHLPDLLILDIMMPRMSGLEVCRRLREVYSLHELPILMLTAKNQLNDIIAGFEAGANDYLAKPFDKREMIARVNTLVALKEAIDKNNSYIALQKELEIANRILQSILPDVLPEMKDLSIHAHYHPMEEVGGDFYDFHVIDNDRIGVLIADVSGHGVPSAIIAAMMKVAFSLQKSIAHEPIDVLREINQILRGKYGRQMITAIYAYLDMKTGTIRGSSAGHFPIIIFRKADQQIHEFKPKGWAMGLQPELKLSQEEFTLMAGDRIILFTDGIIEARNREGELFGYETFIQLIRDNQDMAPREFSDYILKRITEWCQQGKRFDDDLTLIVMDVADGYVTAGTAV from the coding sequence ATGAGCTTTCCTCAGAACGCACTGTTATCAAAGTACTGCGCGCCGCTCCTTTTCGCGCTCTGTATAATGCTGCCCGGGTCCGCCCTGCACGGAGCGGGGGCCGTCACGGTGTCGGACGAGGTCGACAGTTATCCCCTCGGCCTCCACCTGTATTACCTGGAAGATGTAAGTAAAAACCTTACCATCGATGACGTTTCCGGCGGCACTTACGACGATACGTTCGTCCCCAGCCGTGAGGACATCCCGAATTTCGCCTTCACCGATTCCGTGTACTGGGTGCGCTTCACGGTGCGGACGGAGCAACTGAAACAGGCCGACTGGATCCTGGAATTCAGCTATCCCCTCATGGACCAGATCAGTCTCTACGAGAAGAAGAAAGGGGGCAAAGCGGTGCCATTGGGGGAGACGGGATTCTCCCTTCCCTTCAGGACGCGGGAATCCTCTCACCGGTTCTTTCTTTTTAATCTTAAGCTCGCCCCGGAAGAGACACGAACCTACTATCTCCGACTCGTGAACGAGGACCGGATGGAGGTGCCGCTGAAGCTCTGGTCGGCCCGGGCCTATTACGCCCGCGACCATGACGAGCAGTATCTGCTGGGGATCTATCTGGGGCTCATCCTGTTCATCTGCGTCTTCAACCTGCTCATTCTCGTGTCCATCAGGGACATATCGTACCTGTACTATATCCTCTTCGTGCTGAGCTTTGGCTTTTTCCAGCTCATCCAGAACGGCACCCTCCAGGAGTATTTCTGGCCCTCCGCCCTGGAGCAAGTCAACCACGTCATTCCCTTTTCGATCGCCATCACGCTCCTGACCCTGGTCCTGTTCACCCGCTCTTTCCTTGACGCGAAAAAGCTATACCCGGCCTTCAACCGCTATTTTGTCATACTGGCCTCGGTCATCGCCCTTTCCATGACCTTCCAGCTCTTTGTCAGGTACTCGGCCGCGGTGCAGGTGCAGGTGGCGCTTTCCCTGGTCACCCTCATATCTGTTTTCGGCGTCGGGACGGTGGGCGCCTACCGGGGGTCCCGGCCGGCCCGCTACTTCATCGGCTCGTGGATGATCATCCTCACCGGGGGCATGATTTACGCCCTCAAGGTGCTGGCGGTCCTGCCGACGAATCCCTTCACCACCTACGCCCTGCAGATCGGTTCCGTGATCCAGTTTATCCTCCTGGCCCTGGGCCTCGGCGACAAGATCAACTTCATGAAGCAGGAGAAGGACACGGCCCAGCAGGAGGCCATCCGCTCCCAGCAGCTGGCCATCGACAACCTGAACAAGGCCGACCGGCTGAAGGACGAGTTCCTGGCCAACACTTCCCACGAGCTGAAGACGCCCCTGGTGGGGATCATCGGCATGGCAGAGTCCCTGGTGGACGGCGCCGCCGGCCCCATGTCGATCGAGATGAAGTACAACCTCTCCATGATAATATCGAGCGGCAAGCGCCTGGCGAGCCTTATCAACGACATCCTCGACTTTTCCCGAATGAAGAACAGCACCATCGAGCTGCAGCAGCGGCCGGTGGACCTGCACCAGCTCGTCGACCTGGTCTTCGTCATGGCCAACATGCTCCTCCACGGCAAGAGGATACAGCTCCTGAACGAGGTGCCGGTGAACCTGCCCCTGGTGAAGGGCGACGAGAACAGGCTCCAGCAGATCTTCATCAACCTGGTGGGAAACGCCATCAAGTTCACCGACCGCGGCTACGTGAGGGTCACGGCCAGGACCGCCGGGCCGGAGCAGGCGCCCTCCATAATCGAGATAATCGTGGAGGATACCGGCATCGGGATTCCGTCGAACAAGCTGAATGACATCTTCAAGTCCTTCGAGCAGGTGGACGCCTCCATATCGCGGGAGTACGGCGGCACCGGCCTCGGCCTTTCCATAACGAAGAAGCTGATCGAGCTCCACGGCGGCGCCATCAGGGTCGAATCGGAACAGGGAAAGGGGTCCCGCTTCTTCTTCACCCTGCCGGTGTCGTCGAACCAGTCCACTATCGCCGCCGAACCGGCCCCGGCGGCCGCCGAAGCCCCGGTCCCGGATGCCTTGCCAGTGCCCGCCCCGGCCTCCGGCGAGGGCACCAGGATCCTCGTGGTCGACGACGAGCCGATCAACCTCCAGGTCCTCACGAACCAGCTGTCCCTGGAGCGGTATTCGGTGATGATCGCCACCAACGGCGAGGACGCCATACGCATCGTGGAGGAGCACCTGCCGGACCTGCTGATACTCGACATCATGATGCCGCGCATGTCGGGCCTCGAGGTGTGCCGGCGTCTCAGGGAGGTCTACAGCCTCCACGAGCTGCCGATCCTGATGCTCACGGCCAAGAACCAGCTCAACGACATCATAGCCGGATTCGAGGCCGGGGCCAACGACTACCTCGCCAAGCCCTTTGACAAGCGGGAGATGATAGCGCGGGTCAACACCCTAGTGGCCCTCAAGGAGGCCATCGACAAGAACAACTCCTACATAGCCCTGCAGAAGGAGCTGGAGATCGCCAACCGCATACTCCAGTCGATCCTTCCGGACGTCCTGCCGGAGATGAAGGACCTCAGCATCCACGCCCATTACCACCCCATGGAGGAGGTGGGGGGCGACTTTTACGACTTTCATGTCATCGACAACGACCGCATCGGCGTCCTCATAGCCGACGTGTCCGGACACGGCGTGCCGTCGGCCATCATCGCGGCCATGATGAAGGTGGCCTTTTCCCTGCAGAAGTCGATCGCCCACGAGCCGATCGATGTCCTCCGGGAGATCAACCAGATCCTGCGGGGCAAGTACGGCCGGCAGATGATCACGGCGATCTACGCCTACCTGGACATGAAGACCGGGACCATTCGAGGGTCCAGCGCCGGCCATTTTCCCATTATAATTTTCAGAAAGGCCGATCAGCAGATTCACGAGTTCAAGCCGAAGGGATGGGCCATGGGCCTCCAGCCGGAGCTGAAGCTCTCCCAGGAGGAGTTCACCCTCATGGCCGGGGACCGCATCATCCTTTTTACCGACGGCATCATCGAGGCCAGGAACAGGGAGGGCGAGCTCTTCGGGTACGAGACCTTTATTCAGCTCATTCGCGACAACCAGGACATGGCGCCCCGGGAGTTCTCGGATTATATTTTGAAGCGCATCACCGAGTGGTGCCAGCAGGGGAAGAGGTTCGACGACGACCTTACCCTCATCGTGATGGACGTGGCGGACGGCTATGTCACGGCCGGCACGGCGGTGTGA
- a CDS encoding class I SAM-dependent methyltransferase: MNIKTFAALIKSGQLPGLLLFRRQFTFFYRLCFLASIADKAVLQQLYRGKVRVEDIPGGFAGDTGPGNATATWLDLAVSLGLLKKKNGKYSLRGRLVKRFAAPENDSFRALVREVMSLHYRYLMETPEKLEAGNLWDSAGPHKEFGDVIARSSRVLEPFLFELIDRFIPCSDSLRLLEVGCGNAGYIIYAAERHERLRAVGLELDSKVAKTARGAVAARGLQDRVTIEVADVREYRAGAPFDILTLYNNIYYFPVEERIGLLAHLKDLLNPGGCILLTTGCMGGGIEFDLVNLIHGTTRGWGRLPYKDEMLLQLGTAGFKRNRAKSLIPGNGYYGFIGYKPL, encoded by the coding sequence ATGAATATTAAAACATTCGCCGCATTGATTAAAAGCGGACAATTGCCGGGTTTGCTCCTTTTTCGAAGGCAGTTCACATTTTTTTATCGTCTCTGCTTTCTGGCTTCCATTGCGGATAAGGCGGTTCTGCAGCAGTTATACCGGGGGAAGGTGCGGGTGGAAGATATTCCGGGCGGATTCGCAGGGGACACCGGCCCTGGAAATGCCACCGCAACATGGCTCGACCTGGCCGTAAGCCTCGGATTATTGAAAAAAAAGAACGGGAAGTATTCCCTCCGCGGCAGGCTGGTAAAGCGCTTTGCTGCGCCGGAAAATGATTCATTTCGCGCGCTGGTCCGGGAGGTCATGTCACTCCATTATCGTTATCTCATGGAGACACCGGAAAAGCTCGAAGCGGGCAATCTCTGGGACTCCGCCGGTCCCCATAAGGAATTTGGCGATGTCATCGCCCGGTCAAGCCGTGTCCTTGAGCCATTCTTGTTCGAACTGATTGACCGTTTTATCCCCTGCTCGGATTCCCTTCGATTGCTTGAGGTGGGTTGCGGCAACGCGGGGTATATTATCTACGCGGCAGAAAGACACGAACGTCTCCGTGCGGTCGGATTGGAGCTCGACTCGAAGGTGGCGAAAACGGCCCGGGGTGCCGTCGCGGCCAGAGGTCTCCAGGATCGCGTGACAATTGAAGTCGCCGATGTAAGGGAATACCGGGCAGGCGCGCCGTTCGACATCCTGACACTGTATAACAATATTTATTATTTCCCCGTTGAAGAGCGGATCGGGTTGCTGGCGCATTTGAAAGATCTTCTCAATCCGGGCGGCTGTATCCTGCTGACGACCGGCTGCATGGGGGGCGGTATCGAGTTCGACCTGGTGAACCTTATCCATGGAACGACAAGGGGGTGGGGCAGGCTGCCCTACAAAGACGAAATGCTCCTGCAGTTGGGTACAGCGGGGTTCAAGCGGAATAGGGCGAAAAGTCTTATCCCCGGGAACGGGTATTATGGTTTTATCGGCTACAAACCGTTATAA